One Homo sapiens chromosome 13, GRCh38.p14 Primary Assembly genomic window carries:
- the HMGB1 gene encoding high mobility group protein B1 isoform 1 (isoform 1 is encoded by transcript variant 2), whose product MGKGDPKKPRGKMSSYAFFVQTCREEHKKKHPDASVNFSEFSKKCSERWKTMSAKEKGKFEDMAKADKARYEREMKTYIPPKGETKKKFKDPNAPKRPPSAFFLFCSEYRPKIKGEHPGLSIGDVAKKLGEMWNNTAADDKQPYEKKAAKLKEKYEKDIAAYRAKGKPDAAKKGVVKAEKSKKKKEEEEDEEDEEDEEEEEDEEDEDEEEDDDDE is encoded by the exons atGGGCAAAGGAGATCCTAAGAAGCCGAGAGGCAAAATGTCATCATATGCATTTTTTGTGCAAACTTGTCGGGAGGAGCATAAGAAGAAGCACCCAGATGCTTCAGTCAACTTCTCAGAGTTTTCTAAGAAGTGCTCAGAGAGGTGGAAG acCATGTCtgctaaagagaaaggaaaatttgaagATATGGCAAAAGCGGACAAGGCCCgttatgaaagagaaatgaaaacctatatcCCTCCCAAAGGGGAGACAAAAAAGAAGTTCAAGGATCCCAATGCACCCAAGAGGCCTCC ttcggccttcttcctcttctgctcTGAGTATCGCCCAAAAATCAAAGGAGAACATCCTGGCCTGTCCATTGGTGATGTTGCGAAGAAACTGGGAGAGATGTGGAATAACACTGCTGCAGATGACAAGCAGCCTTATGAAAAGAAGGCTGCGAAGctgaaggaaaaatatgaaaag GATATTGCTGCATATCGAGCTAAAGGAAAGCCTGATGCAGCAAAAAAGGGAGTTGTCAAGgctgaaaaaagcaagaaaaagaaggaagaggaggaagatgaggaagatgaagaggatgaggaggaggaggaagatgaagaagatgaagatgaagaagaagatgatgatgatgaataa
- the HMGB1 gene encoding high mobility group protein B1 isoform X3 — MGKGDPKKPRGKMSSYAFFVQTCREEHKKKHPDASVNFSEFSKKCSERWKTMSAKEKGKFEDMAKADKARYEREMKTYIPPKGETKKKFKDPNAPKRPPSAFFLFCSEYRPKIKGEHPGLSIGDVAKKLGEMWNNTAADDKQPYEKKAAKLKEKYEKVRSVGLLGKMMTSTPDV; from the exons atGGGCAAAGGAGATCCTAAGAAGCCGAGAGGCAAAATGTCATCATATGCATTTTTTGTGCAAACTTGTCGGGAGGAGCATAAGAAGAAGCACCCAGATGCTTCAGTCAACTTCTCAGAGTTTTCTAAGAAGTGCTCAGAGAGGTGGAAG acCATGTCtgctaaagagaaaggaaaatttgaagATATGGCAAAAGCGGACAAGGCCCgttatgaaagagaaatgaaaacctatatcCCTCCCAAAGGGGAGACAAAAAAGAAGTTCAAGGATCCCAATGCACCCAAGAGGCCTCC ttcggccttcttcctcttctgctcTGAGTATCGCCCAAAAATCAAAGGAGAACATCCTGGCCTGTCCATTGGTGATGTTGCGAAGAAACTGGGAGAGATGTGGAATAACACTGCTGCAGATGACAAGCAGCCTTATGAAAAGAAGGCTGCGAAGctgaaggaaaaatatgaaaaggtaaGAAGTGTGGGTTTGCTTGGTAAAATGATGACAAGTACGCCAGATGTATGA
- the HMGB1 gene encoding high mobility group protein B1 isoform 2 (isoform 2 is encoded by transcript variant 4), which yields MGKGDPKKPRGKMSSYAFFVQTCREEHKKKHPDASVNFSEFSKKCSERWKTMSAKEKGKFEDMAKADKARYEREMKTYIPPKGETKKKFKDPNAPKRPPSAFFLFCSEYRPKIKGEHPGLSIGDVAKKLGEMWNNTAADDKQPYEKKAAKLKEKYEKF from the exons atGGGCAAAGGAGATCCTAAGAAGCCGAGAGGCAAAATGTCATCATATGCATTTTTTGTGCAAACTTGTCGGGAGGAGCATAAGAAGAAGCACCCAGATGCTTCAGTCAACTTCTCAGAGTTTTCTAAGAAGTGCTCAGAGAGGTGGAAG acCATGTCtgctaaagagaaaggaaaatttgaagATATGGCAAAAGCGGACAAGGCCCgttatgaaagagaaatgaaaacctatatcCCTCCCAAAGGGGAGACAAAAAAGAAGTTCAAGGATCCCAATGCACCCAAGAGGCCTCC ttcggccttcttcctcttctgctcTGAGTATCGCCCAAAAATCAAAGGAGAACATCCTGGCCTGTCCATTGGTGATGTTGCGAAGAAACTGGGAGAGATGTGGAATAACACTGCTGCAGATGACAAGCAGCCTTATGAAAAGAAGGCTGCGAAGctgaaggaaaaatatgaaaag TTCTAG